Proteins encoded by one window of Arachis ipaensis cultivar K30076 chromosome B04, Araip1.1, whole genome shotgun sequence:
- the LOC110271634 gene encoding probable endo-1,3(4)-beta-glucanase ARB_01444, producing MSLSYLFWVKEEEEAKSDLKSLDDEQPFHFPLTKSKVLPDPSKFFSKNLLASPLPTNSFFQNFVLGDGNIQEYIHPYLIKPSDSSLSLCYPSLSVSSHSIHQVFTPDLTISSSTSTPSHHVISSFSDLSVTLDFPASNFTFFLVRGSPYVTAFLSQHASFSITSIHKISSFSSKASPNKYTLQLDNGQKWLIYTSSPTIFSFSFDMKLTFSNISSYEAPVMVRIAVMPDSSSENEAVLDRYSSCYPLSGDALFTKPYCVEYKWQKNGLGNLLMLAHPLHLQLLSKDEGNVTVLKHFKYRSIDGGLVGVVGDSWMLEAEHVPVTWHSTRGVNQDYYDEIKQALCRDVRALCSSKIATTTFFCYGKWIAKAARLAMIAEEVGFLDLISLVKKFLKETIQPWLDGTFEGNGFLYEKQWGGLITKQDADSSGAETGFAFYDIHHVQLGHFVYGIAVLAKIDPNWGKKYRSEAYSVMEDFMNLGGKDSKSKNTRLRCFDMFMLHSWDSGLEERTDGRDQTDSGEAVSAYYSAALMGLAYNDANLVAIGSTLAALEIHAAQMWCHLKMDDSKCSDEFTKENRLMGILWSNKRESMTWLAPLAWKEHRLGNHVLPILPITEFLFSNVGFVKEVVEWTLPCLNRDGVEEKWKWLVYAMEGIYDNEDALKKIMELTSFDDDEGNSLSNLLWWLHSRRGHGDHHQDSCN from the exons atgagTCTAAGTTATCTTTTCTGGgttaaagaagaggaagaggcaaaGAGTGATCTTAAAAGT TTAGATGATGAACAACCTTTTCACTTCCCACTAACAAAATCCAAAGTGCTCCCTGACCCTTCAAAGTTCTTCTCTAAAAACCTTCTCGCTTCTCCATTGCCTACAAACTCATTCTTCCAGAACTTTGTCCTCGGCGATGGCAATATTCAAGAGTACATTCACCCTTACCTCATCAAACCCTCTgattcctctctttctctctgctACCCTTCTCTCTCTGTCTCCTCTCATTCCATACACCAAGTCTTCACTCCTGATCTCACTATCTCTTCCTCAACAAGTACTCCTTCCCACCATGTTATATCTTCCTTCAGTGATCTCAGTGTCACTCTCGATTTTCCTGCATCTAATTTCACTTTCTTCCTTGTTAGGGGAAGCCCCTATGTTACTGCTTTTTTGTCCCAGCATGCATCTTTTTCTATAACCTCCATCCATAaaatatcttctttttcttcaaaagCTTCACCAAATAAGTATACTCTTCAGCTTGACAATGGTCAGAAATGGCTTATCTATACTTCTTCACCAACCATATTTAGTTTCAGCTTTGACATGAAACTCACTTTCTCCAACATTTCTTCTTATGAGGCTCCTGTGATGGTTCGGATTGCAGTTATGCCAGATTCAAGCTCAGAAAACGAGGCTGTTCTTGACAGGTACAGCTCTTGCTACCCTCtttctggagatgctttgttcacTAAGCCATATTGTGTTGAATACAAATGGCAGAAGAATGGGCTTGGTAATTTGTTGATGTTAGCTCATCCTCTCCATCTTCAACTTCTGTCTAAAGATGAGGGTAATGTGACTGTTCTTAAACATTTTAAGTACAGAAGCATTGATGGTGGCcttgttggtgttgttggtgattcATGGATGTTGGAAGCAGAACATGTTCCTGTAACTTGGCACTCTACTAGAGGTGTCAATCAAGACTACTATGATGAAATCAAACAAGCTCTTTGTAGAGATGTTCGTGCTCTTTGTTCTTCAAAAATAGCTACTACTACATTTTTCTGTTATGGCAAATGGATTGCAAAGGCAGCAAGGCTTGCAATGATAGCTGAGGAAGTTGGTTTTCTTGACTTGATTTCACTCGTTAAGAAATTCTTGAAAGAAACCATTCAGCCATGGTTAGATGGGACTTTTGAAGGGAATGGATTTTTGTATGAAAAGCAATGGGGAGGGCTTATTACTAAACAAGATGCTGATAGTTCAGGAGCAGAAACTGGGTTTGCATTTTACGACATTCATCATGTTCAACTGGGGCACTTTGTGTACGGAATTGCAGTTCTTGCGAAGATTGATCCGAATTGGGGTAAGAAGTATAGGTCAGAAGCATATTCAGTCATGGAAGATTTCATGAACTTGGGAGGAAAAGATTCAAAATCTAAGAATACACGTTTAAGGTGTTTTGATATGTTCATGTTACATTCTTGGGATTCAGGGCTAGAGGAGAGGACTGATGGAAGAGATCAAACGGATAGTGGTGAAGCTGTGAGTGCATATTATTCAGCAGCGTTGATGGGTTTGGCATATAATGATGCAAATCTTGTTGCTATTGGTTCAACTCTTGCTGCATTGGAAATTCATGCTGCTCAAATGTGGTGCCATTTAAAGATGGATGATAGTAAATGTAGTGATGAGTTTACAAAGGAGAATAGGTTAATGGGGATTCTCTGGTCTAACAAGAGGGAAAGTATGACTTGGTTAGCTCCACTGGCTTGGAAAGAGCATAGGCTTGGCAATCATGTTCTTCCAATTCTTCCTATTACGGAGTTCTTGTTTTCCAATGTTGGTTTTGTGAAGGAGGTTGTGGAGTGGACTCTGCCTTGTTTGAATAGGGATGGTGTTGAAGAAAAATGGAAGTGGCTGGTTTATGCAATGGAAGGAATTTATGATAATGAAGATGCATTGAAGAAGATTATGGAGTTGACAAgttttgatgatgatgaaggGAATTCATTGAGCAATCTGTTATGGTGGCTGCACAGCAGAAGAGGCCATGGAGATCATCATCAAGATTCTTGTAATTAA